The genomic window AGCTGCTGTAGGTACGTTACCAAAAGGTCGGTTGGCAAGAGTGCTACCTGTACCACCTAATAAACTTACTGTGTCAGCACCGCCAACACCCCCTGGACCATTACCTTTTTCGTAAGTACGAGCGTAGGTCAAACCAATGTTGATGGCTTCACTAGGTCTAAAAGCAATTTGACCTAATGCAGCAAAAGAACCGTCAAATAATCCAGTTCCTTCGGATGGGTCATTAGCATTATTTGCTATATAACCTACAGATGCACCAATTGGGCCGTTGGGATTGAAGTTGAGGGTTAATCCCGCGCCACTACCTACTCGATAAATGGGGTTAAAGCGTCCAAAGTAAGATATTGCACCGCGTCCACTGCTTTCAAAAGCTGGGTTGAAGGTATAGACGTTGTCGTTAAATTCAACGTTGGAGAAGTCAACTTGCGCTTGGAATCTTTCACCAATGGGGAAACGATAGAAAAAGTCGTCTAATTCAAACTGGTTATCAGTATTGGTTTCAAACCCTAAGCGAGTCATAGGAGTACCCGTATCGAAGCTGTTGAAGTTTGCAGCTTGTAAACGAGTTCTCAGTAAGTCTCTGCCAGTGAAACTGGTGTTGAAGTTCAAACGAGCGCGAGCGCCAAGAGTAGTGTTTGTATTCGTATCTAGGTCGTCGCCACCAACTGATTGATCGCCAAAAGCATCAGAAATAGCTGCTACAACTTCTCCTGTTAGTTTGGTTGTGGTCGAGAACTGGTTAGCTTCTAGTTCCGCCGTCCGAACTTCAAGAGCATCTACACGACCTCGTAAAGTAGCAAGTTCAGCCGAGAATTCTTCCTGCAAACGCTGCAAGGTGGCGAGGTCTTCGCGTCTTACTAGGTCTGCTGTGGCGGTGGCAATTAGTTCGTTAACGCGGTCTAAACAAGCGTTCAAACCTGCGGCAAATTCGTAACGAGTTAAAGCGCGATTACCTCGGTAAGTGCCGTCAGGATAACCAGCGATACAACCGTAACGTTCAACTAAAGACTGTAATGCTTGAAATGCCCAGTCGGTAGGTTGTACGTCCGATAGCTGAGAAACTGATGTTACTTGAGCTAGATTGTCGTTAGCTGGAGCGTTTTGGCTCACAACTATTGGTGCTGATTTGACAATTTCTTGAGTTGCTGGAGCTACGGGGGCAACTTCTGTAGTCGCTGCGGGAACATTTGCTGCTACTATTTGACTTTCAGTAGGTTGAATCTGTAGTGTTTCGTTTGTAGCTACTGTTGGACTTGGCGCTAGGTCTGCGGCTGATACTTCCGCAGCTTGGGCGCGACTGGCTACAAGTAGAGTAGCTCCTAATAAAACTGGGCTTAGTTTAAGCGCGTTCCAAAAAACTTTCGACATATATTCCTCTCACTCACACCTTAAAATACTTGTAGAAATTGCTTTATTGATTGCAGGTTTGCTACTACGTTCGATCCTCAATCTCGATTATACAAAGCTTTTGCTTAAATGTGTCAACATAAAGTTACACTTTTTTAAGTCTTCATCTAAACTTTAGTTTTTGGTTATTTCCTAAAGGAATGATTAGCTGTCGTTGGTGACGTATTAGTAGGTTTTCCTCCTCAAATTGCTGTAACATTCTTGTCACTGACACTCGTGTTGTATTAATAACTTCAGCTATTTCTTGATGAGTTATTGCGATATCAATTAATTGTCCTCGATCGACCTGACGACCAAATTTTTGACTTAGCCAGTTTAAAAATTGCCACAATCTTAGCGATACGGGTTTGCGATGAACAATGCTTAATAGTTCCTCAGTTTGTTGAATATGGGAAAGCATCGCTTCTAGGGCTTCATCCCAAAGCTTCAAGGGGAGAAGACTTGTTTCTACACTTGTTAAACATTCTATTTGATAAGGATTAACCCGTGATAGGGAATGACCGACGACATCTCCTTTTCCCCAATATCCGAGAGTAATTAATGTACCTTGTTCGCTCCAAGTATAAGTCCGTACTGCTCCCCGATCGATTTTCCATAAAATGTCTTGACGTGGTGGAATTATTTCGCGGCGGCTAAATATCCGCTGCGTCAGCATGGTGGGTAAGGTGGGATTTAAAGCTGAAATTGCCATAGGTTAAAACCGCTATTGATACATCTACCTTAATGATTGAGTATTTGTAGAATTTAACTCACATCAAATAATGTAGAAACTTTAAATTAAGAGGCTGGGCGATCGCGCAATTGATGGCTAATTCAATACTTTCAATCGTTATTGGTTTGGCGGTGCTGCCTAGCAATAGAAAATTATGCAGGTCAATGGTTAGCTAAATTTTAAAGTAGTAAGTTTAAGAGCAGGTAAGGCTTTGTTAAAGGTTTTTGGTTTAGCCTCTTTGTCCAGTAACTATGTAAGCGACTCTTTGACCTATATTAGTAGCATGATCTGCCATTCGCTCTAGATGGCGAATAATTAATACCAACAATAAAATTGGCTCGACAACTCCCTTGATATCGCGTTCGTTGGCTAAGGTTTGATAAAGGGTTTTGTAGGCAGTATCAACTGTATCATCTAAACGTTTGACCGATTGCCCCGCCGTAACATCTAAATCCGCTAAAGCGACTAAACTTGTAGCTAACATTGCTTGGGCGTGATGAGACATCGTTTCAATTTGGGGGACGCAGCGATGAGCAGGGTAAGGAAACATTTTCAAAGCAATTTCGCCTAAATCTTCGGCATAATCACCAATTCGCTCTAAATCTCTAACTAGCTGCATAAAAGCACTTATTAGTCTCAAATCTTGAGCTACAGGCCCTTCTAAGGTGATTAATGCGGCACATTCCAACTCAATTTGACGATAGAAGTGATCGATTTTTTTATCAAGTAAAGGAAGTTGTTCAGCAGCAATTAGATCGCGAGCAAACAAGGCTTGGTGACTCAAGCGAAAAGAGTTTTCAACCAAAGCACCCATACGGAGAATATCGCGTTCTAAACGCCGAATGCGGCGCTGAAAGTGGGGTCGTTCAAAATTGCGATCGGAAACGGCATTATTCACTGTTGGCTTTTGGTTGCAATCAGTTACAGAACTCTTTGTTTAATATAGTTCTAGTTACTCAAGTTCGGGATAATTTTGGGTAATTCTACTTGTAGCCAAGCGCCACCCGTATCAGGATGGTTTTTAGCTTTAATTGTACCGCCGTGAGCTAGAACAATTTGTTGGGCGATCGCTAAACCTAATCCACTACCATTAATTATCGGTAAAGATGTATTGTTTTCGACAGAATGCCGATTTCTATCTGCTTCGCAGCGATACAGGCGATCAAAAACGTAAGGTAAATCTTCTATTGGGAAGCCTTTACCGCTATCTATTACATTAATTTGTACTTGCTTGGGAGCCGTTTTAGTCGGTAGCAAATTAATAATTACGTGGATAGTAGCTTCTGCTGGGCTGTACTTAATACTATTGTGAAGTAGATTTAAAAATACTTGAGTCAGCCGCGATTTATCAGCTTTTATCCATAGGGGAGCGCTTTGGGAGTAGTCAAGCTGAAGATGGCGCTCTTGAGCGATGGGTTCGAGATTTTGCCAAACTGAGTAAATCAGACTTTGTAATTCTACAGGTTGGAGATTTAATTTTTTGTGAGGTTCTAGCTCTAAATGACTGATTTCTAGCCAATTTTGGACTAAATTAATTAAGCGGTCAACTTCTGGGAGCAAGCGATCAATTAAGCGCCGCCAAGGTAAGTCTATTTGCTGCTGTAAAGTCTCTATTACTAAGCGAATGGAAGTTAGAGGGGTTTTTAATTCGTGTGCTAAATCAGAAACTAGGCGATCGCGCGTTTGGATGATTTCTACGATCGGCTGCTGATTTTCTATAAATACTCCTACTTGTTCTTGAGGTAAAAGTAAACTAGAGGCTCGCAGGCTGATTTTTTGTAGATGGCTGATGGCGGCTGCATCAGAGCAATCTGGGTGGTGCAACCATTCTTGGATTTGTGGCGCTCCGCGATCGCGGGTTTGCTCAATTAGCCGATCTAATTCGTAGGATCTCACCAATTCTAAAAGCAAACGTAGTTGTCCAGGCTTCCATTTTTGCAATCCAAGCAATTGTCTAGCTTTTGGGTTGCACCACAATAGTTGATTTTCGTCATCTACTTGCAAATATCCAATGGGTGCGGATTCTAGCAAAGTTTCCCAAGTTTGTAGCTGGGAAAGCAATTGTTGTTGACGCTGATTTTGTAGGGCAATTTCGCGACGCAAGCGGGGAATTAATGGCAGCGAAACTTCTGACACTTCCGTGCCAAAAGTTTCAAGCAAATGTTGCAACTTGCGCTTAAATCGAATTTGTTGCCAAACCCAAAATCCAACGGCGACGGCTAATCCAAGCAAAAATGAAACCACAGGCAATATTTAAGCTTTTAGATATCAGCTTAACGATTTTTATAGTCTTTGGGTTGGTTTATAACTTTTACCTTCAACCGAAACGATAGCCAAATCCTCGCACCGTAATAACGTACTCTGGATGACTTGGATCTACTTCTAATTTTTCCCGCAGCCAACGAATATGAACATCTACAGTTTTGCTGTCGCCAACAAAATCTCCTCCCCATACTCGATCTAGCAATTGTTCGCGCGACCAGACTCGGCGCGGATAGTTCATAAATAATTCTAAAAGGCGAAATTCCTTTGGCGAAAGACTGGCTTCTTGAGCGCGTACCATTACCCGGCATTCTTGAGGATAAAGAGCAATTTCTTTAAACTGCAATACAGGTAATGGAGGTAAACCGCCTAAACGCTGGCGGCGCAGCAAAGCACGACAACGAGCGATTAATTCCCGCATACTAAAGGGCTTAGTAAGATAATCGTCAGCGCCGACTTCTAAGCCCAAAACGCGATCGATTTCACTACCTTTAGCACTAAGCATAAGAATAGGTACGGGATTTCCTTGATGGCGCAGTAAGCGGCAAATATCCATTCCATTTACTTGCGGCAACATTATATCCAAAATTACTAAGTCAAAGGGAAGTTCGCCAAAGTTCGGTTCGGTATTTTGCAGCAATAATAAAGCTGTACGTCCATCCGTCGCGATGGACGTTGCATAACCCTCGCCTTCCAAGCCCAAAACGACCATTTCCCTAATTAGTTCTTCATCTTCTACTACTAAAACGCGGCTCATTTGTCCAATATCTGCCCTAGGAGGACTTTTTGTTAGTTCGCGGGTAATCATGAATGAAAAACTATTTATTTGCCTTTGCACTGTTTTTATTATCTGCTCTGAGGGAACATATAACTTTTTTCTTCCCTTGTCAGCAACTAATATCTTTGAAATTTGACAATTGCTTGTTGCTATGTTTAAAAGTTAGTAGTATATTTGTTCTGTATTTAAGTATGCGCACTCTAGCGGTAATATTTCCGTAATCTCACGTACAAAAGCTACGATAGAGGCAAATTAGGGTGTAGTGAAGATTATGTATGTCTGGATATTTTTACCAGGAAAATGGCAATGCGGTAATATCTCCCCTAGCCCCTTAAAAAGGGGGAAATATGTTTTACTTGCGCTTTTTTGAAGGGGGCATCTCTAGTTATTATGCCCAGGCTGAGGACTCTAAATCGGGCGGGATATCTTGCCAGCGTCCTTGTCCAACAGCTTGAATTGCCTGTTTGAGAGAGATATCGCCAGTATATAAAGCGCGTCCGACGATCGCACCGCTTACTCCTTGGGGTTCTAGCGCTAGTAAGCTGAGAAGGTCGGTAATGGAACTTACGCCACCAGAAGCAATAATTGGGATAGATAGGGCGGCGGCTAGTTCGCGCAATGCTGCTAAGTTTGGCCCTTGTAACGTACCATCGCGATGAATATCTGTGTAAATAATCGTCGCTGCGCCTAATTCTTGCATTTGCTGGGCTAAATCGGTGGCTAAAACTTCGGAATTTTCTAGCCAACCACGAGTTGCAACTTTGCCGTTACGCGCATCTATACCCACAACAATTTGATTTGGAAATGATTGGCATAAGTCGGCGACAAGTTTTGGTTGTTCTACTGCAACAGTGCCTAAAATTACTCGATGTACGCCTAAGTTTAATAATTGCTCCACGCTGGAAAAGTCACGTAATCCGCCGCCTATTTGAACTTTTACGGGTACGGTTTGGACAATTTGAGAAATCGCCTGATGGTTGACTACTTTACCCGCTTTCGCGCCATCTAAGTCTACAATATGCAGGATTGTAGCGCCTTGTTCTGCCCATTCTATTGCCACTTCTACGGGATTATCGTTAAAAACTTGAGACTGAGCATAATCGCCCTGATACAGCCTCACACACGCACCATTTAGTAAATCAATTGCTGGAATTACGTCCATTTTTCAGTTAGTTCCGCAAACTTGTTTGAGAGTAGCAACAAAAGTAGGATAAGAAATCGCCGCCGCTTCCGCGCCGTGAATAGTAGTTTTGCCTTGAGCATTAAGCGCCGCGACAGCTAAACTCATAGTAATACGATGATCGCTATAGCTTTCAACTTCTGCCCCGGTTAAAGGAGTACCGCCAGTAATTTCCATTCCATCGGTTAATTCGCTAATTTTTGCCCCCATTTTATTTAACTGATTTGCCATCACAGTAATGCGATCGCTTTCTTTAACCCTTAATTCCTCCGCATCCTTAATTATTGTCGTTCCCGATGCAAAAACGGCAGCTACGGCGAGAACAGGAATTTCATCAATTAATCGGGGAATCAAGTCACCAGAAATTGTACAGCCATGTAACGCCCTTGCACGCACTCGTAAATCGGCGACAGGTTCTCCAGCTACTACGCGCTGATTTTCTAGCGTTATATCTGCGCCCATCATTGCTAAAGCTTCTATTACCCCGGTGCGGGTGGGATTAACGCCGACATTCTCAATAAGTATTTCTGAACCGGGAACAATCGAGCCTGCTACTAGCCAAAAAGCCGCCGAACTTATATCCCCAGGAACAATTACCGTTTGTCCGTGTAAGGTAGCTCCACCTGTTATCGTTACGCTTTTACTATCGGGGTCGGTGGTAAGTTGCGCCCCAAATGCTTTTAACATTCGTTCGCTGTGATCTCGCGATACCGAAGGTTCAGTTATGGTGGTTTTTCCCTCGGTCATTAATCCTGCTAAAAGAAGGCAAGACTTAACTTGAGCCGAAGCAATAGGGGATTGATAGTGAATAGGTTTTAGGGTTTGTCCAAGGACTGCTAAAGGTGCTAAAGCTGCGCCCGCACGTCCCCAAATATGAGCGCCCATTTGCTGCAAGGGCTTGACTACACGAGACATGGGACGCGATCGCAAGGAACTATCCCCTGTAACCGTAAATAGCCGCCCTGGGTGCGACGCTAGTAGCCCTAGCATTAATCTTAAAGTTGTACCAGAATTTCCCGCATTTAAAATATCTACTGGCTCTTTGAGTTGTCCTAAGCCGATGCCTTTAACCCTCACCAATTGGGTATTTAAGTCGGAAATTTCTGCACCCATAGCTCGGAAGCATTCGGCGGTACTGCGGGGATCTTCCCCTAAAAGCAAGCCTTGAATTTGGGTTTCACCTTGAGAAATCGCCCCTAACATTAACGCGCGGTGAGAGATGGATTTATCACCGGGAACTTCAATTTGACCTTGTAAAGCTATTCCCGAAGTGGGCGGTTGAATAATTAGATCGTCTGTAAGCTGCGTAGTAGTTTCGACCGTAACCAAGGTTGCCGACATGAAGATAACTAGGGTGTGACTGAGCGGTTCTATCGTACCGTAGAAAACCCGCCAAGGAAGTTAACATTCTTTCTGTGTTTGTTCCCAAATAGGCAAATCTTCCGGTCTATCTACGTCTGCTAAAGGGGGTAAGTAAGAAATTATTAAATTAAGCTTGTGGGCAATAGCTACCGTTTGGGCTAATACGCGATCGCTTCCCCAACTAATACCTGTAAATAACTCTGGGATAAATTTACTTAAAGCAATTAAATAATAACCCCCGTCTATTGCCGAACCTAGCACCAAATCGCTACCAAGATCCAATTGTTGAAAGGCTTGGGCGATCAACTGCGGCGTTAATCCAGGGCAATCGCTACCAATAATTACCACCGATTCTATTTGATTTTGAAAGGCTGACAATAGGGAATAAGCCATTTTTTGACCCAAATCCCCCTCTCCTTGGGCTAGACAATCAATATCATCTCCTAGCCATTGTTGCATCAATTGTTTGTCGCCACTGGCAAAACGCACTTCGATTGAAACAGGACAAAACTCTTGCAATAGTTGGGCTTGCGCTAGAGTATGTTCAGTCATTTGACGTTGGAGATTTGCCGCGCCTATTTCTCCCAATGCTCCAATCATGCGAGTTTTAGTTTTTCCTGGCTCTGGATAGCGAGTAAAAATGATTAAGCGTTTTTTAATGATTTTGGATAACTGCAAAGTATTGATAAATTTGAAATTTTTGCTATTGTAACTACGAGTAAACTAATAAAAATTGCCACTTAAAAATGTGGTAACTTCGGTAGGTCTTGCTAAATGATAAAAGTGACGAGCAAGAAATGGAAAAAATAGTTGAAGTTTTACCAAGCTTGGAATTGCTAATTGAGCGCAGTTTAGCAATTATTCTCGATCGCATTAGTGATTCTATTGCCGAGCGGGGATTTTGTGCGATCGCCCTAGCAGGTGGAAGTACGCCTAAACCCCTCTACGAAGCGATTTCTAAGCAATCGCTACCTTGGAACAAAATTCACGTTTTTTGGGGCGATGAACGCTACGTAGCACCAGAGCATCCAGACAGCAATCAATTGATGGCAAGGAAAGCTTGGCTAAATAAAGTCCCGATCCCTGCTACCAATATCCACCCCATGCCCACAAAGGAAAGCGATCCTCATGTAGCCGCAAGCATCTACGAGCAAGAATTGCTAGGTTTTTTTCAACTTACTCCCGGAGAACTACCAGTATTTGACGTGATTTTGCTAGGAATTGGCGATGATGGACATACAGCATCATTATTTCCTCATACCGATGCTTTGAAAGTGAGCGATCGCGCTGTTACTGTAGGTAGTAAAGACGGACAACCGCGAATTACCTTCACGTATACATTAATTAATCAAGCTCGTTGCGTGATGTTTTTAGTTGCTGGATCTAGCAAAAAAGCGGCACTAGCACAAATTTTTGCACCGATAGCCGACAACTATACTTATCCCAGTAGATTTATTCAACCCCAAGGTAAGCTATGGTGGCTGCTCGACGGGTCCGCAGGTCAAGAAGTCCCCTCAAAGAGCGCATAATAAAATAATTATTGCTATTTATTTACTTTTAGTTGGTAAATTGTCAGGCTAAAACTTAAATGGGGTAGTAATACTTGTTTTTCTCCCCGACTGCGCTTGAAAAAAGTTGTTCTTTTCTTCCTATCCCATTTATGATCGTCTGCCCTAACTGCAATCACTCCAACCCTGAAGGCGCACAATCGTGCGAAGCTTGCTATACACCTCTCCCAACTATGACAAATTGTCCTAATTGCGCCGCAGAAGTTCAATCGGATGCGACATTTTGTGGTCAGTGTGGTTCTAACTTAACTACCTCATCAATGGCAACAGAAGTAGAACCAAGCATTGCTACAGATATTTCCTCACCTATGCCCGATTTGATGGCTTTAGAGCCACTCCTACAACCAGAGCCTTTGGTAACTAATAATGAAACTGAAGCCATGCCTGTAGTAACAACAGAGGTGTCTAAACCACCAGTAATGACTTCTCCAGAGCCACCATCAGCGCCACCACCAATAGAACCTATAGCTCCACCTTTTGCCGCACCCGAAGCAATGCCAATGGAGGCTAAACTAAGTTCTACAACACAATTACAGCAACAAAAAGCGCGGATGCTGCATATTCAAACCGATACATTAATTGAATTGCCGCCAAATTTATCAGTAGTACACATTGGCAAGCAAAATGATCGCATTCCTCCCGATGTTGATGTTTCTGGCTTTCCCAATTCGGAAATTGTTTCACGGGTTCATGCCGATATTCGCGTAGAAGGAGATACTTATTACATTGAAGATGTAGGCAGCGCTAACGGTACTTACGTTAATAATCTGCCATTACCTCATGGTAATCGTCATCGCTTGCGTGCAGGCGATCGCATTGCCCTAGGCAAGGGAGATTTGGTAACTTTCTTATTTCAAATTTCTTAGTAACTTTTAAAATACTGGCAACGTGATTACATTAATGCTTTTGCATCCACAAAACTCAACTCCAATGCAAAGTTGGAAATTTAACGACAAATCTTTGATCCGGATTGGCAGAGCAACAGATAATGAAGTTGTGTTATACAGTTCTGTAGTTTCGCGCTTGCACGTTGAATTACGAGAAAGTAACGGAAATTGGGAAATTATTAATAAAGGTGCAAATGGTACTTATGTAGACGAGCAACGGATTTCTCAAGTACCAGTTGTAGACGGGGTAGTTATGCGGATTGCCCCTTCTGGTCCAAAGTTGCAAATTCGGTTTGGCGATGTGATGGTCAATAGACCTCTTGCAAAAGTTGCCTTTAAAGTTGATTGACATTTAAGTAAAGCTCATAATTATAAATAGAAGCTATTAAATTAAACCTTAATCCAAATCGTTTCCTTCTATTTCTATATCGCCCTTTTAAAATCCTAAGTCTTTTCAAATGTGCAAAAACATTTTCAATAATTATTCTCTGTTTCGCTAACTCTCTATTCTCTATTCTCTATTCTCTTTGCTACGGAAAACTTGCTTTTTCTTGGTTTCTGTCTTAGAAAGTTTTGTGGAAGGAAACCTTCCCCACAAACTTTCCGCTTTTTGGGTGTTTGACTGAAAGGATGATGCTTTTTAATTCCTTGATATCCCTTATCTGCTAGGCATTTAACCTCTTGATTGATTTTTACCTTACTTCTTTTATATAGTTTAAAATCATGTTCAGAACCCTTTCCATAAGTCGTACATAGGATTTGCCCATCCTTTTGACTGATACTTACTTGAGCTTTCAATGTATGGATTTTTTTCTTACCACTGTAATATTTTTTTTGTTTTTTTTAGGTCTTTCTATCGGAGTTTCCCTCACATCTATTACTACCGTTTCTAGCTGATAATCCTCTTGAATAATTAGTCTTTTTTTCCCTGGCAATCTTAGTTCCGGTGCTTGAATTAAAATATCTTCAATCTTTTTGACAATTCGATAAGCTGTAGATTCATTAATTCCCCACGTTGCTCCTAGATGAAAATAAGTTCTGTATTCTCTTAAGTATTCCAAAGTCATTAATACTTGGTCTTCTACTTTTAATTTTGGCGGTCTTCCTGTTATCTTGCGTGAGCAATATACTTTTTTAACTAT from Synechocystis sp. PCC 7509 includes these protein-coding regions:
- the phoU gene encoding phosphate signaling complex protein PhoU translates to MNNAVSDRNFERPHFQRRIRRLERDILRMGALVENSFRLSHQALFARDLIAAEQLPLLDKKIDHFYRQIELECAALITLEGPVAQDLRLISAFMQLVRDLERIGDYAEDLGEIALKMFPYPAHRCVPQIETMSHHAQAMLATSLVALADLDVTAGQSVKRLDDTVDTAYKTLYQTLANERDIKGVVEPILLLVLIIRHLERMADHATNIGQRVAYIVTGQRG
- a CDS encoding FHA domain-containing protein, which gives rise to MQSWKFNDKSLIRIGRATDNEVVLYSSVVSRLHVELRESNGNWEIINKGANGTYVDEQRISQVPVVDGVVMRIAPSGPKLQIRFGDVMVNRPLAKVAFKVD
- the aroA gene encoding 3-phosphoshikimate 1-carboxyvinyltransferase — its product is MSATLVTVETTTQLTDDLIIQPPTSGIALQGQIEVPGDKSISHRALMLGAISQGETQIQGLLLGEDPRSTAECFRAMGAEISDLNTQLVRVKGIGLGQLKEPVDILNAGNSGTTLRLMLGLLASHPGRLFTVTGDSSLRSRPMSRVVKPLQQMGAHIWGRAGAALAPLAVLGQTLKPIHYQSPIASAQVKSCLLLAGLMTEGKTTITEPSVSRDHSERMLKAFGAQLTTDPDSKSVTITGGATLHGQTVIVPGDISSAAFWLVAGSIVPGSEILIENVGVNPTRTGVIEALAMMGADITLENQRVVAGEPVADLRVRARALHGCTISGDLIPRLIDEIPVLAVAAVFASGTTIIKDAEELRVKESDRITVMANQLNKMGAKISELTDGMEITGGTPLTGAEVESYSDHRITMSLAVAALNAQGKTTIHGAEAAAISYPTFVATLKQVCGTN
- the hisA gene encoding 1-(5-phosphoribosyl)-5-[(5-phosphoribosylamino)methylideneamino]imidazole-4-carboxamide isomerase; amino-acid sequence: MDVIPAIDLLNGACVRLYQGDYAQSQVFNDNPVEVAIEWAEQGATILHIVDLDGAKAGKVVNHQAISQIVQTVPVKVQIGGGLRDFSSVEQLLNLGVHRVILGTVAVEQPKLVADLCQSFPNQIVVGIDARNGKVATRGWLENSEVLATDLAQQMQELGAATIIYTDIHRDGTLQGPNLAALRELAAALSIPIIASGGVSSITDLLSLLALEPQGVSGAIVGRALYTGDISLKQAIQAVGQGRWQDIPPDLESSAWA
- a CDS encoding iron uptake porin, with the translated sequence MSKVFWNALKLSPVLLGATLLVASRAQAAEVSAADLAPSPTVATNETLQIQPTESQIVAANVPAATTEVAPVAPATQEIVKSAPIVVSQNAPANDNLAQVTSVSQLSDVQPTDWAFQALQSLVERYGCIAGYPDGTYRGNRALTRYEFAAGLNACLDRVNELIATATADLVRREDLATLQRLQEEFSAELATLRGRVDALEVRTAELEANQFSTTTKLTGEVVAAISDAFGDQSVGGDDLDTNTNTTLGARARLNFNTSFTGRDLLRTRLQAANFNSFDTGTPMTRLGFETNTDNQFELDDFFYRFPIGERFQAQVDFSNVEFNDNVYTFNPAFESSGRGAISYFGRFNPIYRVGSGAGLTLNFNPNGPIGASVGYIANNANDPSEGTGLFDGSFAALGQIAFRPSEAINIGLTYARTYEKGNGPGGVGGADTVSLLGGTGSTLANRPFGNVPTAANHYGVEASFRASDKFTISGWAGLTDAEDKFRGGDLSATSFNYAVSLAIQDVGPEGSQLGLIFGQPPKVTDNDLTVANNGGFGGGGEDPDTSYHIEALYRLQLNDNIAVTPGLLVILNPEHNDTNDTIYVGTLRTTFTF
- a CDS encoding Crp/Fnr family transcriptional regulator, producing the protein MAISALNPTLPTMLTQRIFSRREIIPPRQDILWKIDRGAVRTYTWSEQGTLITLGYWGKGDVVGHSLSRVNPYQIECLTSVETSLLPLKLWDEALEAMLSHIQQTEELLSIVHRKPVSLRLWQFLNWLSQKFGRQVDRGQLIDIAITHQEIAEVINTTRVSVTRMLQQFEEENLLIRHQRQLIIPLGNNQKLKFR
- a CDS encoding TIGR04282 family arsenosugar biosynthesis glycosyltransferase; translated protein: MQLSKIIKKRLIIFTRYPEPGKTKTRMIGALGEIGAANLQRQMTEHTLAQAQLLQEFCPVSIEVRFASGDKQLMQQWLGDDIDCLAQGEGDLGQKMAYSLLSAFQNQIESVVIIGSDCPGLTPQLIAQAFQQLDLGSDLVLGSAIDGGYYLIALSKFIPELFTGISWGSDRVLAQTVAIAHKLNLIISYLPPLADVDRPEDLPIWEQTQKEC
- the pgl gene encoding 6-phosphogluconolactonase, whose protein sequence is MEKIVEVLPSLELLIERSLAIILDRISDSIAERGFCAIALAGGSTPKPLYEAISKQSLPWNKIHVFWGDERYVAPEHPDSNQLMARKAWLNKVPIPATNIHPMPTKESDPHVAASIYEQELLGFFQLTPGELPVFDVILLGIGDDGHTASLFPHTDALKVSDRAVTVGSKDGQPRITFTYTLINQARCVMFLVAGSSKKAALAQIFAPIADNYTYPSRFIQPQGKLWWLLDGSAGQEVPSKSA
- a CDS encoding PAS domain-containing sensor histidine kinase, with protein sequence MVSFLLGLAVAVGFWVWQQIRFKRKLQHLLETFGTEVSEVSLPLIPRLRREIALQNQRQQQLLSQLQTWETLLESAPIGYLQVDDENQLLWCNPKARQLLGLQKWKPGQLRLLLELVRSYELDRLIEQTRDRGAPQIQEWLHHPDCSDAAAISHLQKISLRASSLLLPQEQVGVFIENQQPIVEIIQTRDRLVSDLAHELKTPLTSIRLVIETLQQQIDLPWRRLIDRLLPEVDRLINLVQNWLEISHLELEPHKKLNLQPVELQSLIYSVWQNLEPIAQERHLQLDYSQSAPLWIKADKSRLTQVFLNLLHNSIKYSPAEATIHVIINLLPTKTAPKQVQINVIDSGKGFPIEDLPYVFDRLYRCEADRNRHSVENNTSLPIINGSGLGLAIAQQIVLAHGGTIKAKNHPDTGGAWLQVELPKIIPNLSN
- a CDS encoding FHA domain-containing protein, yielding MIVCPNCNHSNPEGAQSCEACYTPLPTMTNCPNCAAEVQSDATFCGQCGSNLTTSSMATEVEPSIATDISSPMPDLMALEPLLQPEPLVTNNETEAMPVVTTEVSKPPVMTSPEPPSAPPPIEPIAPPFAAPEAMPMEAKLSSTTQLQQQKARMLHIQTDTLIELPPNLSVVHIGKQNDRIPPDVDVSGFPNSEIVSRVHADIRVEGDTYYIEDVGSANGTYVNNLPLPHGNRHRLRAGDRIALGKGDLVTFLFQIS
- a CDS encoding winged helix-turn-helix domain-containing protein, encoding MITRELTKSPPRADIGQMSRVLVVEDEELIREMVVLGLEGEGYATSIATDGRTALLLLQNTEPNFGELPFDLVILDIMLPQVNGMDICRLLRHQGNPVPILMLSAKGSEIDRVLGLEVGADDYLTKPFSMRELIARCRALLRRQRLGGLPPLPVLQFKEIALYPQECRVMVRAQEASLSPKEFRLLELFMNYPRRVWSREQLLDRVWGGDFVGDSKTVDVHIRWLREKLEVDPSHPEYVITVRGFGYRFG